In Pseudomonadota bacterium, a genomic segment contains:
- a CDS encoding twin-arginine translocase TatA/TatE family subunit, which yields MLSPQDIALIGVIALFVFGPKKLPEMAKSLGQSVNEFKKGIKGGEENGEAAASQGNEGALPGAHQQQAVPSSTSNPQQLALPAQSSETRRV from the coding sequence ATGCTATCCCCTCAAGACATCGCCCTCATCGGCGTCATCGCGCTGTTCGTCTTCGGGCCGAAGAAGCTGCCAGAGATGGCGAAGTCGCTTGGGCAGAGCGTGAACGAGTTCAAGAAGGGCATCAAGGGCGGCGAGGAGAACGGCGAGGCGGCCGCCAGCCAGGGGAACGAGGGTGCGCTTCCTGGGGCTCATCAGCAGCAGGCCGTCCCCTCCAGCACCTCCAACCCACAGCAGCTGGCGCTTCCCGCGCAGTCGAGCGAGACCCGCCGCGTCTAG